The Acinetobacter defluvii genome includes a region encoding these proteins:
- a CDS encoding 4-hydroxyphenylacetate 3-hydroxylase N-terminal domain-containing protein: protein MNSKVNAENGAVNKDYIPFTGREYLESLNDGREVWIYGERVENIADHPAFRNSARMIARMYDALHAPETKDILTVPTEWGGFTHRFFRAANNVEEQVASRDAIAEWQRISWGWMGRSPDYKGCFLGTLGANAEFYKGYEENARRWYRKAQEKTWFINHAIMNPPVDRGLGADAGKDVFVRVVKEDDKGIYVSGAKVVATGSALTHYTFIGHVGQVAIQDPAFSPVFIMPTNAPGVKLLCRMSNEYRAAVLGSPFDYPLSSRLDENDAILVMDNVFIPWEDVFIHNDLKQANAYNIGSGYLERASLHGCTRFAVKLDFLVGTLAKALEITGAEKFHGVMSQMGEVIAWRNTFWALSDAMAKSAKPWNGMIRPDPHHAGAYRVMNQLAMPKIKNIIEQIVASGLIYLNSHADDFKNPQIRGYLDTYVRGSNGKDAIERVKVMKMLWDAIGTEFGARHELYEINYIGSNDVTRQTNLFAAQGTGLLDYCKDFAQKAMDEYDINGWTVPDLINPDDVSILNRK, encoded by the coding sequence ATGAACAGTAAAGTGAATGCTGAAAATGGTGCGGTCAATAAGGATTATATTCCATTTACAGGTAGAGAGTATTTAGAAAGTTTGAATGATGGTCGTGAAGTGTGGATTTATGGTGAGCGTGTGGAAAACATTGCAGATCACCCTGCATTTCGTAATTCAGCTCGTATGATTGCACGTATGTATGATGCATTACATGCACCTGAAACTAAAGATATTTTAACAGTACCAACGGAATGGGGTGGTTTTACTCATCGCTTCTTCCGTGCAGCCAATAATGTTGAAGAACAAGTTGCCTCACGTGATGCAATTGCAGAGTGGCAACGTATTTCATGGGGATGGATGGGACGTTCTCCAGACTATAAAGGGTGCTTCCTTGGAACACTTGGTGCAAATGCGGAGTTCTATAAAGGTTATGAAGAAAACGCGCGCCGTTGGTACCGTAAAGCGCAGGAAAAAACGTGGTTTATTAATCATGCAATTATGAATCCACCAGTGGATCGTGGTTTGGGCGCAGATGCGGGCAAAGATGTTTTTGTTCGCGTGGTTAAAGAAGATGATAAGGGAATTTATGTCTCGGGTGCAAAAGTCGTTGCAACAGGTTCGGCACTGACTCATTACACTTTCATCGGTCATGTAGGGCAAGTTGCTATTCAAGATCCTGCATTCTCACCAGTATTTATCATGCCAACGAATGCACCTGGTGTGAAGCTCTTATGTCGTATGTCGAATGAGTATCGTGCAGCAGTATTGGGCAGTCCTTTTGATTATCCGTTATCAAGTCGGTTAGATGAAAATGATGCCATTTTAGTGATGGACAATGTTTTTATTCCTTGGGAAGACGTATTTATTCATAACGATCTAAAGCAAGCAAATGCCTACAATATTGGTTCGGGCTATTTAGAACGTGCATCTTTACATGGCTGTACCCGTTTTGCGGTGAAATTAGATTTCTTGGTAGGTACTTTAGCAAAAGCATTGGAAATTACAGGTGCGGAAAAATTCCACGGTGTGATGTCGCAAATGGGGGAAGTGATCGCATGGCGTAATACTTTTTGGGCACTTTCAGATGCGATGGCAAAAAGTGCCAAGCCTTGGAATGGCATGATTCGCCCAGATCCACATCATGCAGGTGCTTATCGTGTGATGAATCAACTGGCAATGCCAAAAATTAAAAACATTATTGAGCAGATTGTTGCAAGTGGTCTGATTTATTTAAATTCGCATGCAGATGATTTTAAAAACCCTCAGATTCGCGGTTATTTAGACACCTATGTTCGTGGTTCAAATGGTAAAGATGCCATTGAGCGTGTAAAAGTCATGAAAATGCTGTGGGATGCAATTGGAACTGAGTTCGGTGCTCGTCATGAGCTGTATGAAATTAATTATATTGGTAGTAATGATGTTACTCGTCAAACCAACCTATTTGCTGCACAAGGAACGGGTTTGCTTGATTACTGTAAAGATTTTGCACAAAAAGCAATGGATGAATATGACATTAATGGCTGGACAGTACCTGATCTAATTAATCCAGATGATGTGAGTATTTTAAATCGAAAATAA
- a CDS encoding purine-cytosine permease family protein: MNIHEVSSQSVNQMGSTIANAVEDHALVSVPLEERQSGFKLAMSPVGVATALVIFAIGGFTVLLSGFWTGLLAGFIATIIGFTLSYFLGKMTFQTGMSSTVTSRFFGFGVKGSSFGAAIFAFMILGFLALESALLYEGTLLMFNLQDTIFVRISLYGALTLTWILLAIFGLQIALKASKFMIVITLVVTFYMIYQIYGVRGMDPMQVFNSTGVIPGGFWTKLSTALVLMGATAGTISLVTTDFARYCRNTQDVKVLAMAGPITQNLLMIVLGGLVIIGGVPEVADYLMQRNAGLSPQQAAEAAGGFAMSNTGAFFVVLAGWVGFITIYAAQAKAQAVNAYSGSLALVNLLDALTGKKPGRAFMVVLGNIFALIMIGGGILGQFVAWLSYLGCMTMSLCGIMLADYYFVRKGQFSVNNVRVESCNWAGVLTLFISSGIGIVLIVTKVFELGFFVTLALSLIIYPLLRKLMPEGTATHFVQADIALDAAE; encoded by the coding sequence ATGAATATACACGAAGTCAGTTCACAAAGCGTGAACCAAATGGGGAGTACAATTGCAAATGCAGTTGAAGATCATGCATTGGTAAGTGTGCCACTCGAAGAACGTCAAAGTGGTTTTAAGTTAGCAATGAGTCCTGTTGGGGTTGCAACGGCTTTGGTTATCTTTGCCATAGGTGGATTTACAGTATTACTTTCAGGGTTTTGGACAGGACTTTTAGCGGGGTTCATCGCAACCATTATTGGTTTTACTTTAAGTTATTTCCTCGGGAAAATGACTTTTCAAACCGGAATGTCGAGTACTGTAACTTCAAGATTTTTCGGTTTTGGTGTGAAAGGTTCATCTTTTGGTGCAGCCATTTTTGCATTTATGATTTTAGGGTTTCTTGCTTTAGAAAGTGCTTTGCTTTATGAGGGAACATTATTAATGTTCAATTTGCAAGATACTATATTCGTAAGAATTTCTTTGTATGGTGCTTTGACGCTGACATGGATCCTATTGGCAATTTTTGGATTACAGATTGCATTGAAAGCATCTAAATTTATGATAGTCATTACATTAGTTGTTACATTTTATATGATTTATCAGATTTATGGTGTCCGAGGTATGGATCCTATGCAAGTTTTTAATTCAACTGGTGTTATACCTGGTGGTTTCTGGACAAAATTGAGTACTGCACTTGTATTAATGGGGGCGACAGCAGGAACAATTTCATTGGTAACAACAGACTTTGCTCGTTATTGTCGCAATACTCAAGATGTAAAGGTATTAGCGATGGCTGGACCTATTACACAAAACCTTTTAATGATTGTATTAGGAGGGTTGGTTATTATTGGTGGCGTCCCAGAAGTGGCTGACTACTTAATGCAGCGTAATGCAGGGTTATCTCCACAACAAGCAGCAGAGGCTGCTGGAGGTTTCGCAATGAGTAACACAGGTGCATTCTTTGTGGTACTTGCTGGATGGGTTGGATTTATTACAATTTATGCGGCCCAGGCAAAGGCCCAGGCAGTAAATGCGTATTCAGGTTCTCTTGCTCTCGTAAACTTACTTGATGCACTTACAGGCAAAAAACCAGGGCGTGCTTTTATGGTTGTACTAGGTAATATCTTTGCATTAATAATGATTGGTGGTGGAATTTTAGGGCAATTTGTTGCTTGGTTGTCTTATCTTGGTTGTATGACCATGAGTCTGTGCGGAATTATGCTTGCAGATTACTATTTCGTCCGAAAGGGGCAGTTTTCAGTGAATAATGTAAGAGTTGAGAGTTGTAACTGGGCTGGTGTGCTTACGCTGTTTATCTCTTCCGGCATAGGGATCGTATTAATTGTAACAAAAGTATTTGAACTGGGATTTTTTGTGACCCTAGCATTGTCATTGATCATCTATCCATTATTGAGAAAACTTATGCCAGAAGGAACAGCGACTCACTTTGTACAAGCTGATATTGCATTAGATGCAGCTGAATAG
- the dusA gene encoding tRNA dihydrouridine(20/20a) synthase DusA codes for MTINKNIENTQSPRISVAPMMDWTTRDYRFFARLFNPNIILYTEMVTTGAIIYGGANRHLDYNHEEHPIVLQLGGSNPKDLALCSKMAQDWGYDEVNLNVGCPSDRVQNNKIGACLMAEPDLVAECISEMRNAVNIPVTVKHRIGIDNMQSYEEMLHFVDTVAETGCDNFIVHARIALLQGLSPKENRDVPPLRYEDVYRLKQDRPELLIEINGGIKTFTETQEHLKYVDGVMIGREAYHNPYLLAELGQLWNLEAPDRFEIMEQMMPYIAKRMQEGAPLSIITRHILGLFQNLPGARKWRQALSGGNAKTFADLENAISNIKQAMKRTEDYMLEKQN; via the coding sequence ATGACTATTAACAAAAACATTGAAAACACTCAATCTCCGCGAATCAGTGTTGCACCGATGATGGATTGGACAACTCGCGATTATCGTTTTTTTGCCCGTTTATTTAATCCCAATATCATTCTATACACAGAAATGGTCACTACAGGAGCTATTATCTATGGTGGGGCAAATCGCCATTTAGATTATAATCATGAAGAACATCCAATTGTATTACAGCTAGGTGGCTCAAATCCTAAAGATTTAGCACTCTGTAGCAAGATGGCACAGGATTGGGGTTATGATGAAGTCAACCTCAACGTTGGCTGCCCAAGTGACCGTGTGCAAAATAATAAGATCGGTGCATGTTTGATGGCAGAGCCTGATCTCGTGGCTGAATGTATTTCGGAAATGCGTAACGCTGTCAATATTCCTGTCACGGTAAAACACCGAATCGGCATTGATAACATGCAATCTTATGAAGAAATGCTGCACTTTGTCGATACAGTGGCAGAAACAGGTTGTGATAACTTTATCGTGCATGCCCGAATCGCACTACTACAAGGTTTATCACCCAAAGAAAATCGTGATGTTCCACCGCTTCGCTATGAGGATGTTTATCGTTTAAAACAAGATCGTCCCGAATTACTCATCGAAATCAATGGCGGCATCAAAACCTTTACTGAAACCCAAGAACATTTAAAATATGTCGATGGTGTGATGATTGGTCGAGAAGCTTATCATAATCCTTATTTACTGGCTGAACTCGGTCAACTTTGGAACTTGGAAGCACCAGACCGCTTTGAAATCATGGAGCAAATGATGCCTTATATTGCCAAACGTATGCAAGAAGGTGCGCCATTGTCGATCATTACTCGTCATATTTTAGGTTTATTTCAAAATCTTCCCGGTGCACGAAAATGGCGTCAAGCGCTCAGTGGAGGCAATGCCAAAACTTTTGCAGATCTTGAAAATGCAATTTCCAACATTAAACAAGCCATGAAACGTACTGAAGACTATATGTTAGAAAAACAAAACTAA
- a CDS encoding CDP-alcohol phosphatidyltransferase family protein, producing MPLENNSSENRRPLKVRGVGLVNQFAKWLSQKSITPNHISLLSIVFAAFAAAYLFAVPYYVGMTQLGLYLLAALFIQGRLLCNLFDGLVAIEGGKSTASGELFNDIPDRISDPLIIIAAGYSIVCVGYGDILGWCGALLAVLTAYVRTLAVSIGAPANFTGPMAKQHRMALLTVACVLSAVEQWIWQHDFVMLAALVLLNLGAAITTWRRAALAYRFLENK from the coding sequence ATGCCACTAGAAAATAATTCATCTGAAAACCGTCGACCACTGAAAGTGCGTGGCGTAGGACTGGTGAATCAATTTGCCAAATGGTTAAGTCAAAAGTCAATTACGCCTAATCACATTTCATTGCTCAGTATTGTTTTTGCAGCGTTTGCCGCAGCATATTTATTTGCTGTGCCATATTATGTTGGAATGACACAACTCGGATTGTATCTTTTAGCGGCATTGTTTATTCAAGGGCGTTTATTATGTAATTTATTTGATGGCTTGGTCGCGATTGAAGGTGGCAAGTCAACAGCTTCAGGTGAATTATTTAATGATATTCCAGATCGGATTTCTGATCCTTTGATTATCATTGCAGCAGGTTATTCGATCGTCTGTGTAGGCTATGGTGATATTTTAGGATGGTGTGGTGCATTGTTGGCAGTATTGACTGCTTATGTACGGACATTAGCGGTATCGATTGGTGCACCTGCCAATTTTACTGGTCCAATGGCAAAACAACATCGTATGGCATTATTAACAGTAGCTTGTGTTCTTAGTGCAGTTGAACAGTGGATTTGGCAACATGATTTTGTGATGCTGGCTGCATTGGTGCTGTTAAATCTAGGTGCAGCAATCACAACATGGCGTAGAGCTGCTTTGGCATATCGCTTTTTAGAAAATAAATAA
- a CDS encoding tRNA threonylcarbamoyladenosine dehydratase, which yields MTDLPQNDEYDRRFAGVAKIYGDDEFQHYEKSHVMVIGIGGVGSWAVEALARTGIGELTLVDMDSIAASNINRQLPAMTSTLGQEKIEVMAERCRSINPRIKINLVDDYLNADNIKEILADRPDLILDCIDDVKAKLALMLHCRFNKIPLIVSGGAGGKLDPLKIRVADLSKTEQDPMLAKLRTQLRAMGICKKPKDKFGITCVYSTDNPFSSADVCASAGLRCGGYGSAVVVTSSFAMVAVAEVLKKLDKIKSK from the coding sequence ATGACTGATTTACCTCAAAATGATGAATATGACCGCCGTTTTGCAGGTGTTGCAAAAATTTATGGTGATGATGAGTTTCAACATTATGAAAAAAGTCATGTGATGGTGATCGGAATTGGGGGTGTCGGTTCTTGGGCGGTTGAAGCTTTAGCACGTACAGGGATTGGTGAGTTAACTTTGGTTGATATGGATTCGATTGCTGCCTCAAATATCAATCGCCAATTGCCTGCGATGACTTCGACATTAGGACAAGAAAAAATTGAAGTGATGGCAGAGCGTTGCCGTTCGATTAATCCTAGAATTAAAATCAATTTAGTTGATGATTACTTAAATGCTGACAATATCAAAGAAATTTTGGCAGACAGACCAGATCTTATTTTAGATTGTATTGATGACGTTAAAGCCAAATTGGCTTTAATGTTGCATTGTCGTTTTAATAAAATTCCATTAATCGTATCGGGTGGAGCTGGAGGAAAATTAGACCCACTTAAAATCCGTGTAGCTGATTTATCCAAAACTGAACAAGACCCAATGTTAGCGAAGTTACGTACTCAATTACGTGCTATGGGCATTTGCAAAAAACCAAAAGATAAATTCGGCATTACTTGTGTGTATTCGACTGATAATCCATTTTCGAGTGCAGATGTATGTGCAAGTGCAGGTTTACGTTGTGGCGGTTACGGTTCGGCAGTTGTTGTGACATCAAGTTTTGCGATGGTGGCTGTGGCAGAAGTGTTGAAAAAGTTGGATAAAATAAAATCTAAATAG